Proteins from a single region of candidate division WOR-3 bacterium:
- a CDS encoding DUF1343 domain-containing protein, producing the protein MELGIDVLIRNNFAPLRNKQVALLTNISATDKNLRPTLYHFISSQNFKLKLILAPEHGLFCALQDQVYVANARNKRIPVQSMYGKNLRPPKSALKEVDIAVIDLIDIGTRYYTFVWSAVLLLKTLAELKKKAIILDRPNPLNGITTQGPVLERDFVSFVGFFPLPVRHGLTIGEICRMINQMENVNADLEIIKMRNWRRKFYFPDCGLKWTIPSPNMPSFETALVYPGMCLLEGTNISEGRGTTRPFEIFGAPWIDEEELVQELRRINLKGVEFRPLKFIPTFHKYQGLTCGGVQLYVKDLWNFDPVLTGLEIIAAIKRLYPKKFKWRRPPYEFEKKKMPFDMLIGNAWIREGLEQGVDVRLLAARWEDALRAYQKTVRGYWLYD; encoded by the coding sequence ATGGAACTCGGAATTGATGTTTTAATCCGGAATAATTTTGCCCCCTTGCGCAATAAGCAGGTAGCATTACTGACCAACATCTCAGCCACGGATAAAAATTTGCGTCCGACACTTTATCATTTTATTAGCAGTCAAAATTTCAAACTCAAACTCATTCTGGCACCTGAACACGGGCTTTTCTGCGCCCTCCAGGATCAGGTCTATGTTGCTAATGCAAGAAACAAAAGGATTCCTGTGCAGAGTATGTATGGTAAAAATCTTCGACCACCAAAAAGTGCTTTAAAAGAAGTGGATATTGCCGTCATTGATTTGATTGATATTGGTACACGCTATTATACATTTGTCTGGAGCGCGGTTTTGCTTTTAAAGACCTTGGCTGAATTGAAAAAGAAAGCGATTATCCTTGACCGACCAAATCCCCTTAATGGCATCACTACCCAGGGACCAGTACTGGAAAGAGATTTTGTATCATTTGTGGGATTTTTTCCTCTTCCTGTCCGGCACGGTTTGACAATCGGTGAAATTTGTAGAATGATTAATCAGATGGAAAATGTCAACGCCGATTTAGAGATCATAAAAATGAGGAATTGGCGAAGAAAATTTTATTTTCCGGATTGCGGTTTAAAATGGACAATTCCATCACCCAATATGCCTTCATTTGAAACGGCATTGGTCTATCCCGGCATGTGTCTGCTGGAGGGAACAAACATCTCTGAAGGTCGTGGCACAACCCGTCCCTTTGAAATCTTCGGCGCGCCCTGGATTGATGAAGAAGAACTGGTGCAGGAACTCCGTCGGATAAACCTGAAGGGTGTGGAATTCCGTCCTTTAAAGTTCATTCCGACATTCCATAAGTATCAGGGACTAACCTGTGGCGGCGTCCAGCTTTATGTAAAGGATTTATGGAATTTTGATCCGGTGCTCACCGGGCTGGAAATCATTGCTGCAATAAAAAGACTTTATCCGAAAAAGTTTAAGTGGCGTCGCCCGCCTTATGAGTTTGAAAAAAAGAAGATGCCTTTTGATATGTTAATCGGTAATGCCTGGATAAGAGAAGGGTTAGAGCAAGGAGTGGACGTTCGTTTACTTGCTGCCCGCTGGGAGGATGCACTCCGGGCATACCAGAAGACCGTTCGTGGATACTGGCTTTATGATTGA
- a CDS encoding Ig-like domain-containing protein, with product MRKKFVTLIKIVFWGLVLTLPIDCAKTKITIEIINPPNGAVVGGIVEITARVADGGEISALGFYIDDSLVKFFEKEPYSYLWNTIPLPDSSIHTIYAKAELENGNYIYSETISVMVYNILLFYDDFEFYYIHNYPSQYWFQIWPGIGESTYVDSLFSYDGFKSFRLCGSSQWVRTDGIELDLKKLHKLTYEYALMIPETSPAGALAGFFVKLSPTLGTIYNGVLFDFNDSLVYVRGVDPQPTGYKWQKNLWYNVKVHLDYDNLLMDVWINEQKIADNVPAAEKSISDTFALSTEYGIGGAVYFDRIQILKK from the coding sequence ATGAGAAAAAAATTCGTTACTTTAATTAAAATAGTATTTTGGGGACTTGTTCTGACTTTGCCGATAGATTGTGCAAAGACGAAAATTACGATTGAAATCATCAATCCACCAAATGGAGCGGTGGTGGGGGGGATTGTGGAGATTACTGCCCGGGTTGCTGATGGTGGGGAGATATCTGCACTTGGATTTTACATTGATGATTCGCTTGTAAAATTTTTTGAAAAAGAGCCGTATTCATATTTATGGAATACAATTCCCCTTCCTGATAGTTCAATTCATACGATATATGCAAAGGCTGAACTTGAAAACGGGAATTATATATACTCTGAAACAATCTCAGTAATGGTCTATAATATTCTGCTCTTTTATGATGATTTTGAATTTTATTATATTCACAATTACCCTTCCCAATACTGGTTTCAAATCTGGCCCGGAATCGGTGAAAGTACCTATGTTGATTCACTTTTTTCCTATGATGGATTTAAGAGTTTCCGACTTTGTGGCTCTTCACAATGGGTAAGAACTGATGGCATTGAACTTGATTTAAAAAAATTGCATAAACTTACTTATGAATATGCCTTAATGATTCCGGAGACGAGCCCGGCCGGTGCGCTTGCAGGATTTTTTGTAAAATTGAGCCCCACACTGGGTACGATATATAACGGTGTTCTTTTTGATTTCAACGATAGTCTGGTGTATGTGCGGGGTGTTGATCCACAACCAACCGGTTATAAGTGGCAAAAAAATCTGTGGTATAATGTAAAAGTGCACCTTGATTATGATAATCTGTTAATGGATGTCTGGATAAACGAACAGAAGATTGCTGATAATGTTCCTGCGGCAGAGAAATCAATCTCTGACACCTTTGCCCTATCCACCGAATACGGCATAGGGGGCGCAGTATATTTTGATAGAATCCAGATATTAAAAAAATAA
- a CDS encoding 4Fe-4S binding protein, protein MIFERALLLIVFPVISFFVGIFTLKASFAYTERLFALLFFAIILGLNFFSKRFWCQNICPLGGLFAFFSKFSLFKFFFGAGCKQCALCEKVCPTRAIDSKNETIDTGECIICLNCIYECPENVIKYKIRFSQPEFDIKKRQVIFSIGSAFILAPLLRSVHHQKIEGRLIRPPGSIPESEFLSRCLHCGRCMKVCPTNGLQPCLFESGILGLWTPRLIPRIGACEKNCNMCGKVCPTSAIRNLSLKEKSYAKIGTAIIDKARCIAWEQNKACLICDEACQYNAINLINETVYGITLGRPIVDERICTGCGMCENRCPVEGTAAIQVYSIGEERKQSGSYITEEKERLRNCEEKEEDIPSGFMIK, encoded by the coding sequence GTGATATTTGAAAGGGCTCTTTTGTTGATTGTATTTCCTGTCATTTCATTTTTTGTCGGCATTTTTACTCTAAAGGCTTCTTTTGCTTATACCGAAAGATTATTTGCCCTTTTGTTTTTCGCGATAATACTCGGCTTGAATTTTTTTTCAAAAAGATTCTGGTGTCAGAATATCTGCCCATTGGGTGGACTCTTTGCGTTTTTTTCAAAATTCTCACTATTTAAATTTTTCTTTGGCGCGGGGTGTAAGCAATGTGCTTTATGCGAAAAGGTCTGCCCGACCCGTGCGATAGATTCAAAAAATGAGACGATTGACACAGGCGAATGTATTATCTGCCTTAACTGTATCTATGAGTGTCCGGAAAATGTAATTAAATATAAAATAAGATTTTCACAACCTGAATTTGATATTAAGAAACGTCAGGTAATCTTCTCTATCGGCAGTGCTTTTATCCTTGCACCATTATTGCGTTCAGTTCATCATCAAAAAATTGAAGGAAGATTGATCCGTCCGCCCGGCTCAATTCCTGAATCAGAATTTTTAAGTAGATGCTTGCATTGTGGCAGGTGTATGAAGGTATGTCCCACGAATGGACTCCAGCCCTGTCTTTTTGAATCAGGTATTCTGGGGCTCTGGACCCCAAGACTCATCCCGCGCATTGGTGCCTGCGAAAAAAATTGCAATATGTGCGGCAAGGTTTGTCCGACTTCGGCAATAAGGAATTTATCTTTGAAAGAAAAGAGTTATGCGAAGATCGGGACTGCAATTATTGACAAGGCGAGGTGTATTGCATGGGAACAAAACAAGGCCTGTTTGATATGTGATGAAGCCTGCCAGTATAATGCAATCAATTTAATTAATGAAACGGTTTATGGAATAACATTGGGTAGACCAATTGTTGATGAAAGAATATGCACAGGCTGTGGTATGTGTGAAAATCGCTGCCCGGTTGAAGGAACCGCTGCGATACAGGTATATTCCATTGGCGAAGAAAGGAAGCAATCTGGTTCTTATATCACTGAAGAAAAAGAAAGATTGCGAAATTGTGAAGAAAAAGAGGAAGACATCCCTTCGGGGTTTATGATTAAGTGA
- a CDS encoding DUF362 domain-containing protein — MKNISRREFLKFGLGLAANFILPVKIFEAQGGSTPHPIIGVARGKSKRLVKAAVDVIGGIDKFIKPGDRVLIKPNISFSANTECGATTSVEVIKQVVELSLEAGASKIVIIDYPLANAEICIEKTRVREAIVDPNKVSLLMLNKEHQFWEIEVPDGKELKTIKIARELQKVDKFINLPTAKSHSATGVSLGIKNLMGLIWNRNYLHRVDLHRAIAELGLVFKPDLTIVDATRVLTSGGPGGPGKTVILNTVIAGTDMVAVDSYTVGISQWYNKSFTGKNVKHIAYAYELGLGEIDTEKMVIKEVKV; from the coding sequence ATGAAGAACATAAGCCGCAGGGAATTCTTAAAATTTGGTCTGGGTCTTGCTGCCAATTTTATTCTACCGGTGAAAATATTCGAGGCACAGGGAGGAAGTACACCGCACCCCATTATCGGTGTTGCCCGCGGCAAAAGTAAACGGCTGGTAAAAGCCGCGGTGGATGTTATCGGAGGAATTGATAAATTCATCAAACCCGGTGACCGGGTGCTTATTAAACCCAACATTTCTTTTTCGGCGAATACCGAATGTGGTGCCACCACAAGCGTGGAAGTAATAAAACAGGTTGTGGAACTCTCCCTTGAAGCAGGTGCATCAAAGATCGTTATCATTGATTATCCGCTGGCGAATGCTGAAATATGTATTGAAAAAACCAGGGTTAGAGAAGCAATTGTAGATCCAAACAAAGTTAGTTTATTAATGTTAAATAAAGAACACCAATTTTGGGAGATTGAAGTGCCCGACGGCAAGGAACTGAAAACCATCAAGATTGCCCGGGAACTGCAGAAAGTAGATAAATTTATCAACCTTCCTACGGCAAAATCACACTCGGCAACCGGGGTGAGTTTGGGAATAAAAAACTTGATGGGACTTATCTGGAACCGTAATTATTTGCACCGAGTTGACCTGCATCGGGCAATTGCTGAACTCGGACTGGTATTTAAACCCGACCTTACAATTGTTGATGCAACAAGGGTTTTGACCAGCGGTGGACCAGGTGGTCCTGGTAAAACGGTGATATTGAATACCGTCATCGCAGGCACAGATATGGTTGCGGTTGATTCATATACAGTAGGAATCAGTCAGTGGTACAATAAATCGTTTACCGGTAAGAATGTAAAACACATCGCCTATGCTTATGAGCTCGGACTCGGTGAGATTGATACAGAAAAAATGGTGATTAAGGAGGTTAAGGTATAA
- a CDS encoding asparagine synthetase A: MEEMIDIMGLERTIKSSRLRAILRIASEIRFIAGKFLREKGFLEINPVIISPLTDPLRHQVLDASIHYLGMKYQLTKSMIFHKQIALLSVDKIFIFSPNVRLEPPEYSSTGNHLIEFTQIDLEMRNATRETMMELAEEMIVEIISQVVKNCYNELSDLGRNLKLPTGPFKRYRYLDLYNQYGNKFEMIISRASIEPFWVIDFPIEVREFYDREYEDKPGILCDMDLIYPEGYGEALSGGEREFKYERIVERMKIAGNNPEDFKWYLEFVKKGLFPSCGFGIGLERLTRFICGLNDISEATLFPKTPGRWSI; this comes from the coding sequence ATGGAAGAAATGATTGATATAATGGGATTAGAGCGCACCATAAAATCTAGTCGCTTGCGGGCTATCTTGAGGATAGCCAGTGAAATACGATTCATAGCCGGCAAATTCCTTCGCGAGAAAGGATTTTTAGAAATTAATCCGGTAATAATATCACCGCTAACTGATCCTCTGCGCCATCAGGTATTAGATGCTTCAATACATTACCTTGGAATGAAATACCAACTTACAAAAAGCATGATATTCCACAAACAGATTGCGCTTCTAAGTGTGGATAAGATTTTCATTTTTTCACCGAATGTAAGGTTAGAACCACCGGAATATTCATCCACGGGTAACCACCTGATTGAATTTACACAGATTGACCTTGAGATGAGGAATGCAACACGAGAAACAATGATGGAACTTGCTGAGGAGATGATAGTAGAAATTATCTCTCAGGTGGTGAAAAATTGTTATAATGAATTGAGTGATTTAGGTAGGAATTTAAAGCTACCTACAGGACCGTTCAAAAGATACAGATACCTTGATTTATATAACCAATATGGTAATAAGTTTGAGATGATAATCTCGCGGGCTTCAATCGAACCTTTTTGGGTGATTGACTTTCCGATAGAAGTAAGGGAGTTTTATGACCGAGAATATGAAGATAAGCCAGGGATCCTATGTGATATGGATTTGATTTATCCCGAAGGCTATGGTGAAGCACTTTCCGGAGGTGAACGGGAGTTTAAATACGAGAGGATTGTGGAACGTATGAAAATTGCTGGCAACAATCCCGAAGATTTTAAATGGTATCTCGAATTTGTTAAAAAAGGACTGTTCCCATCTTGCGGGTTTGGCATCGGCTTAGAAAGGTTGACACGGTTTATATGCGGGCTTAACGATATTTCTGAGGCAACTCTATTCCCCAAAACGCCAGGTAGATGGAGCATCTAA
- a CDS encoding glutamate-cysteine ligase family protein: protein MEKSLKLEKIKPRQVIKALELAQKEGETNIYGIEKEFAFINAKNLYAVQKIGRQSAFKFVTMYGDIPFELRRRIMPEVFDYMIEVITEPEISYRQAVNEILMAEAYLWFALSHIQNEFPAMEEILLSSGTLYKPAKIDTESIPEVWGKDKKAYLEEMVRRYGDKLTPQGMHGNISLPEPLIDYQYHRSDMKKERGSTGYVDFKNEIYIWLAARLRAFASLIIAIEANSPFDYIIEDDAVYTVLTGYQSNRWRRLPQIESTNQPFMLHNYTHFQKLSLELIDKGVIIGANNYMPIRPKGERRLGEVPLSLERACWFHDIVIDREELESEPALRALLKLEDLTFIEKLQIAERTGWLKKKGYTLNALIRLWQKDNVRRLLGVPLSRLEIRCEESGGDYEFEQGKAGFIFTLALYLFAHPEFASSFTYDRKDLKRLEYNEKQATKDGLNCTIIHPWTGKKMKIREFLSSTLKTIDNFAREIGTYEDLKPLYELSKGQENEAGKKINSVLKSLGRNPPRTKSGLIIVPDEIIRDYLRARKRYLLEELSERLNWGIAGMTEYPQEMTFFKSYK from the coding sequence GTGGAGAAAAGTTTAAAATTAGAAAAAATTAAGCCCCGACAGGTAATTAAGGCACTTGAACTTGCACAAAAAGAGGGTGAAACAAATATTTACGGGATTGAGAAAGAATTTGCATTTATTAACGCCAAGAATCTTTATGCTGTGCAGAAGATCGGGAGACAATCTGCTTTCAAATTCGTAACAATGTATGGTGATATACCTTTTGAACTGCGAAGAAGAATAATGCCTGAGGTCTTTGATTATATGATAGAGGTGATTACTGAACCTGAGATCTCATACCGGCAGGCAGTTAATGAAATATTAATGGCTGAAGCTTATTTGTGGTTCGCATTGTCCCATATCCAGAATGAATTTCCGGCAATGGAAGAGATACTTTTGAGCAGCGGAACACTGTATAAACCTGCAAAAATAGATACCGAAAGTATTCCTGAAGTCTGGGGAAAAGATAAAAAGGCGTATCTGGAGGAGATGGTTCGTCGTTACGGTGATAAACTCACCCCTCAAGGTATGCACGGTAACATTTCCCTTCCCGAGCCCCTTATTGACTATCAATACCACCGCTCCGATATGAAAAAAGAACGGGGGAGCACCGGTTATGTGGATTTCAAAAACGAAATCTACATCTGGCTTGCCGCCCGGCTCCGGGCATTTGCCAGTTTAATCATTGCCATTGAAGCTAATTCACCCTTCGATTACATAATAGAAGATGATGCTGTTTATACGGTCCTCACTGGTTATCAATCTAATCGCTGGCGGCGTTTGCCGCAAATCGAAAGTACCAATCAACCATTCATGCTGCACAATTATACCCATTTTCAGAAACTTTCGTTGGAATTGATTGACAAAGGCGTGATTATTGGTGCCAACAATTATATGCCCATAAGACCAAAAGGAGAAAGGAGATTGGGTGAGGTTCCATTATCGTTGGAGCGGGCATGTTGGTTCCATGATATTGTCATTGATAGAGAAGAGCTGGAATCTGAGCCCGCGCTCCGTGCTTTACTGAAACTCGAAGATTTGACATTCATTGAAAAGTTACAAATTGCCGAAAGAACCGGATGGCTAAAAAAGAAAGGTTATACATTGAATGCCCTGATAAGATTGTGGCAGAAGGATAATGTGCGCCGGCTGCTGGGTGTGCCGCTGAGCCGACTGGAGATACGGTGCGAGGAGTCAGGAGGCGATTATGAATTTGAACAGGGAAAAGCCGGTTTCATCTTTACCTTAGCCCTTTATCTCTTCGCGCATCCAGAATTCGCTTCTTCTTTCACCTACGACCGCAAAGACTTAAAAAGGTTGGAGTATAATGAAAAACAAGCAACCAAAGATGGCTTGAATTGTACAATAATACATCCCTGGACCGGTAAAAAGATGAAGATACGTGAGTTTCTTTCTTCCACCTTGAAAACTATTGATAATTTTGCCCGGGAGATTGGTACGTATGAAGACCTGAAGCCTCTTTATGAGTTAAGCAAAGGTCAGGAGAATGAAGCCGGGAAGAAAATAAATAGCGTGCTCAAGAGTCTGGGCCGAAATCCCCCACGGACAAAAAGCGGTCTGATCATCGTCCCGGATGAAATCATCAGAGATTACCTGAGGGCACGAAAGCGATATCTACTTGAAGAACTTTCGGAAAGATTGAATTGGGGGATTGCTGGGATGACAGAATACCCTCAGGAGATGACTTTTTTCAAATCGTATAAATAA
- a CDS encoding pyridoxal phosphate-dependent aminotransferase, with protein MKNYDVCYPGQDVSQSLIPQFFDKAENWVPIAKYPRREVWPSKMFTIKQELDEFIKDHPTVPVYDASQGDGGMSLGGIPKQEIAEALLRYLPEERATKYGEPNGSLILRKAIFENYYRFDLDTGLTPENIIIGDGGRDILQKWYQALSQDCGGHGDFILVSAAPWGSYPEGSYLNGFNIVCAPGNPDNAFKITPEGIDLSIEYVQRHARRIVGIIITSPDNPTGNYLNDKEIVNLIEHAVARGINYIFVDLIYQAVTDPEVGCYDVNRIFKSLSPEGKKKVVFMDGLTKMVGASNLRNAHLVCGSIEFAKKLKGIATHTVLPNVAGEAVAYEVYSQKNPLIHPWVKRIVEPTALSRAIVKEKLKAFNFKFICDQGYYAFINIYPWLGKRIPQGKEFFDTHGRKIEKIENVDILKSYLSARCGLAIIPGSVFRQPHFIRFSYANAPEYTLGAITRLEQSLRELE; from the coding sequence ATGAAAAATTATGATGTCTGTTATCCGGGACAGGATGTGTCCCAGAGTTTGATCCCGCAATTTTTTGACAAAGCGGAAAACTGGGTCCCGATCGCAAAATATCCTCGGCGTGAAGTTTGGCCCTCAAAGATGTTTACAATAAAACAGGAGCTGGATGAGTTTATCAAAGATCATCCTACCGTTCCGGTCTATGATGCATCCCAGGGTGATGGTGGGATGAGTCTGGGGGGTATTCCAAAGCAGGAGATTGCCGAGGCATTATTAAGGTATCTGCCAGAAGAGCGTGCGACAAAATACGGTGAACCGAATGGAAGTTTAATATTGCGGAAAGCAATTTTTGAGAATTACTACCGATTTGACCTGGATACGGGTCTCACTCCGGAGAATATTATCATCGGTGATGGAGGTCGTGATATCCTACAGAAGTGGTATCAGGCACTTTCTCAGGATTGTGGCGGTCATGGTGATTTCATCCTCGTGAGCGCTGCTCCTTGGGGCTCTTATCCTGAAGGTTCATATCTGAATGGTTTCAACATCGTATGTGCCCCAGGGAATCCGGATAATGCTTTTAAAATCACTCCCGAAGGAATTGACCTCTCCATAGAATATGTCCAGAGGCATGCGAGAAGGATTGTGGGTATTATTATCACCAGCCCGGATAATCCTACGGGGAATTATCTAAACGATAAAGAAATAGTAAATCTCATTGAACACGCTGTCGCCAGAGGAATCAATTATATCTTTGTGGACTTGATCTACCAGGCAGTGACGGACCCAGAGGTCGGTTGTTATGATGTGAATAGAATCTTTAAATCTTTGAGCCCCGAAGGCAAAAAGAAAGTTGTCTTTATGGATGGGTTGACCAAAATGGTAGGGGCATCAAATCTGCGAAATGCCCATCTGGTCTGTGGTTCAATTGAATTCGCTAAAAAATTAAAGGGAATTGCGACCCATACGGTCCTGCCCAATGTCGCCGGCGAGGCAGTTGCTTATGAGGTATATAGCCAAAAAAATCCGTTGATACATCCCTGGGTAAAAAGGATTGTAGAGCCTACCGCATTGAGCCGGGCGATAGTAAAGGAAAAACTGAAAGCGTTCAACTTTAAATTCATCTGTGACCAGGGTTACTATGCTTTCATCAATATCTATCCATGGCTCGGAAAAAGAATCCCCCAGGGAAAAGAGTTTTTCGATACGCACGGTCGCAAAATCGAAAAGATTGAAAATGTAGATATTTTAAAATCCTATCTTTCGGCAAGATGTGGCTTGGCGATAATCCCGGGTTCAGTTTTCCGACAGCCCCATTTTATCCGTTTTTCTTATGCTAATGCTCCGGAATATACGCTGGGCGCAATAACCAGGTTAGAGCAGAGTTTAAGGGAGTTAGAATGA
- a CDS encoding M20/M25/M40 family metallo-hydrolase, with protein sequence MNYIYGEQKQKEILSLAMELIKIPAISVGRFKNPEGVVKCFEFIVAYLKKAGLRVIELKDKESVPALYCDLQTQKELSGRILFAGHYDRVSPISETQMVPFIEGEWLKARGATDMLCTVATLMVLFKDLKLENKKINCGLILVGNEESGETERWGTPFILEELYKTTNYQPDFVIVAERTGEGDVCLGRLEYKNRGLIRIKIVASGSAEHTAQLKGLTALERIMEFRNRIFEYFSRPSESEWKTTFTFPYFLSGEIGNFNTTPTVAWAGLEVRPIPEENIEKIITHITELGKQFDLSIEYINKEPGITTPLKNSFLQSLLQILATFGGGKIDDYLGKGKIHATQARFIKSPVVILGQSGINPHGAHEAHYIPSIMPYYHLMREFLSFCGSA encoded by the coding sequence ATGAATTATATATATGGGGAGCAAAAACAAAAGGAAATATTGAGCCTGGCAATGGAGTTGATAAAAATTCCCGCGATAAGTGTCGGGCGGTTTAAAAATCCAGAGGGAGTAGTGAAATGTTTTGAGTTTATCGTTGCATACCTGAAAAAGGCGGGTCTAAGGGTGATTGAGCTTAAAGATAAAGAATCAGTACCTGCATTATACTGCGACTTACAGACGCAAAAAGAATTGTCCGGGAGGATTCTTTTTGCGGGTCATTATGACCGTGTCTCACCGATTTCTGAGACACAGATGGTGCCATTCATTGAAGGAGAATGGCTTAAAGCGCGCGGGGCAACCGATATGCTCTGCACGGTCGCCACCCTGATGGTGCTTTTTAAAGATTTGAAACTGGAGAACAAAAAGATAAATTGTGGACTGATCCTGGTGGGAAACGAAGAATCGGGCGAAACCGAAAGATGGGGAACACCGTTTATCCTTGAAGAATTATATAAAACCACTAATTATCAACCGGATTTTGTGATTGTCGCAGAAAGAACCGGCGAAGGTGATGTCTGTCTGGGAAGATTGGAATATAAAAACCGGGGTCTCATCCGCATAAAGATTGTAGCATCAGGAAGTGCTGAACACACCGCCCAGTTAAAAGGTTTGACCGCGTTAGAAAGAATAATGGAATTCCGTAACCGGATTTTTGAATATTTTTCAAGACCGTCCGAAAGCGAATGGAAGACTACTTTTACCTTCCCTTATTTTCTCTCCGGTGAAATCGGGAATTTCAATACCACCCCTACAGTTGCCTGGGCTGGATTGGAAGTTAGGCCGATTCCCGAAGAGAACATTGAGAAGATAATAACCCACATAACCGAACTCGGTAAACAATTTGATCTGTCGATAGAGTACATAAATAAAGAACCAGGAATAACGACCCCTCTTAAAAATTCTTTTCTCCAGTCTCTCCTGCAAATTCTTGCGACATTTGGTGGAGGTAAGATCGATGATTATCTGGGGAAGGGCAAAATTCATGCCACACAGGCGCGCTTTATAAAATCCCCAGTGGTAATCCTGGGTCAATCCGGGATTAATCCCCATGGTGCCCATGAAGCCCATTATATCCCAAGTATCATGCCTTATTATCATCTCATGCGAGAATTTCTTTCTTTCTGTGGTTCTGCTTAA
- a CDS encoding nitroreductase family protein, which yields MEFYEVIKKRRSVRKYKSDPIPDEVLKRILEAGRIAPSAKNIQPWKFVVIKDSETKKRIAEACRGQHWMADADVIICGCALEKIAWGRMGGYMSSFAVDLAIAMDHIILAATNEGLGTCWIGAFEEKKVKEILGIPDDVRVVALTPIGYPAEEPKDRGRKEFHEVVAYERYQ from the coding sequence ATGGAATTTTATGAGGTGATAAAGAAAAGAAGGAGTGTGAGAAAATATAAATCCGACCCCATCCCGGATGAAGTTCTGAAGCGAATCCTTGAAGCCGGTCGCATTGCGCCTTCGGCAAAAAATATTCAACCCTGGAAATTTGTTGTGATAAAAGATTCAGAGACAAAGAAAAGGATTGCGGAGGCATGTAGGGGTCAGCACTGGATGGCAGATGCTGATGTGATCATTTGTGGGTGTGCATTGGAAAAGATCGCGTGGGGACGCATGGGTGGCTACATGAGTTCCTTTGCGGTTGATCTCGCAATTGCCATGGACCACATCATTCTTGCGGCAACTAATGAAGGACTGGGAACCTGCTGGATTGGGGCTTTTGAGGAGAAAAAGGTAAAAGAGATTCTGGGAATACCGGATGATGTGCGGGTGGTCGCCTTGACACCAATTGGGTATCCGGCAGAGGAGCCCAAGGATCGGGGTCGAAAAGAATTCCACGAAGTAGTTGCTTATGAAAGATATCAGTGA